The Laspinema palackyanum D2c genomic interval TTTTCAAGCCCCAGGCTAAAAATCCCTGAATGTAAAGCTTTCAGCCCTCATTCTTAACTTTTGTCAGTCAACCAGGTCATGACTTTAAAGGAAGAAACGACTAAAGTCGTTACGACGAACAAAGAAACCTTTTTTTCCTGTTTGTAGTAACGACTTCAGTCGTTTCCGGGTTCTGTGTCAAAACTTGAATGGATGCCCTGTAATTCACATAAAATCCCATCAAATTTAACCTTTTTTCAAGGATTGTAAATGGTGATGGGGGTCATAAACCGTTCCGTCTGGCATGATTGCGCCAGTTAAATCGGCATCCCTCAAATCAGCTCCGGTTAAATTGGCTCCGGTTAAATTTGCCCCACTTAAATTGGCTTCACAAAGCTTTGATTCAGATAAATTCGCTCCCTGTAAATCGGCTCCTTGCAAATCGGCTCCGGATAAATTAGTGCCAATCAAATTAGCTCTTTTCAAATTGGCTCCCGTAAAGACAACCCCTTTGAGGATGGCATTGGCAAAATT includes:
- a CDS encoding pentapeptide repeat-containing protein yields the protein MKTAGTQLEGICTSDLPRFPVNPSDKSEHPKYNSNFANAILKGVVFTGANLKRANLIGTNLSGADLQGADLQGANLSESKLCEANLSGANLTGANLTGADLRDADLTGAIMPDGTVYDPHHHLQSLKKG